Part of the Candidatus Binataceae bacterium genome is shown below.
CGGCGGGCGCGACGACGACGGTCGCGCCATTCAGCAACGCTCCCCAGATCTCGAAGGTGGCCGCATCAAACGCCAATGGCGACAGCAGCAGGAAGCGCTGGGCCGCGTCGAACGCCGCATAGTCGGCGCCTTGGACCAGCCGCAATACTCCGCGATGCTCCACCAGCACGCCCTTAGGCCGCCCGGTCGAGCCCGAGGTGTACATCACATAGATAAGATCATCCGGCGCTGCCGCGATTGCCGGATTGCGATCGCTCTCGCGGCCGATCGCCTCGCGCTCGCCATCGATCAGGACAAGCTTAGCGGCGGCGGGCGGCAGGACCTCGGCGCACGCGCGGTCGGTTACGACTACCCCCGCCCCGGTGTCCTCGAGCATGAAGGCGATTCGTTCGCGCGGGTAATCAGGATCGAGCGGCACATAGGCGCCGCCCGCTTTGAGGATCGCAACCAGCGCAATGACCGCCTCGGGAGAGCGCCGCAGGCACACTCCTACCAGCGCCCCATGCGCCGCACCGCGCTCGCGCAGATAATGCGCGAGCCGATTCGCCCTTGCGTTTAGTTCCTGATAGCTGATCTCGCCGCCGTCAGCCCCGGCCAGCGCGATTGCCTGAGGCGTGCGCGCGGCCTGACGCTCGAAAATCGCCTGAACCGACCCCGCTTCCATTCCTGATTGCTTCGAAAAAGATTGATTGCTTCGGAAACTGATTGAAGCGATCGGTGGTGTAGTTCCGGCCCCTGATGCTGCCCTTTCCATGCAAAGCAGCTCCGGCGGCAGCTCGATAGGTGCTGGACGACTAGTGCGCTTTACCAGCCGCCGCCACGGAACAACTTGATAAAGGTCTTACCGATAATTTTGCAGTCCAGCCAGAGCGACCAATTATCGATATAGCGGCAATCGAGGCGCACGATCTCCTCGAAGTCGGTAACCTTGCCGTTCCCGGTCAATTGCCAAAACCCCGTCATGCCCGGCTTTACGCTGAGGCGCCGCTGATGATGCGGGCTGTATTTTGCTACTTCCGCGCGGGTTGGCGGCCGCGTACCAACCAGACTCATGTCGCCCTTCAGGACGTTCAGGAATTGCGGCAGCTCGTCCAGATAGCGCTTACGCATCGCTCGCCCCAGCGGCGTGATCCGCGGGTCGTTGCACAGCTTGAACACATGCCCGCGCATCTCATTCTGATTGATTAGCTCCTTTAGTCTCTCCTCCGCGGTGATGTGCATCGTCCGGAATTTGTAAAGCTTAAAGAGCCGGCCGTTGCGTCCGACTCGCGTCTGCCGGAAAATCACCGACCCTTCGGTCTCCTGCTTAATCCGCCGCGCCAGCAGTAGGTAGGCCACACCGCACCCGATAAGTCCGATCAATGCTCCAACAACGTCGAGCGCACGCTTCACCGCAAGGCGGATTCTCGCCTCCGGCACCGCCTCGAACGAGATAACGTACTGCCCATTGCCGACGCACTCAGTCGTGTAGCGCCCGGCGTTGC
Proteins encoded:
- a CDS encoding sugar transferase, with amino-acid sequence MASQLKPRRNSRRALVLGANREAAQRSEFFRSRRRGASEIVGFVSGNGDGRLLLGDDEGEQVCESFESILDGCAIDEVLQIGQCPGLDGSQLPTICAERGITLRTLVRSPLGNAGRYTTECVGNGQYVISFEAVPEARIRLAVKRALDVVGALIGLIGCGVAYLLLARRIKQETEGSVIFRQTRVGRNGRLFKLYKFRTMHITAEERLKELINQNEMRGHVFKLCNDPRITPLGRAMRKRYLDELPQFLNVLKGDMSLVGTRPPTRAEVAKYSPHHQRRLSVKPGMTGFWQLTGNGKVTDFEEIVRLDCRYIDNWSLWLDCKIIGKTFIKLFRGGGW